A region of the Prosthecodimorpha staleyi genome:
CTCGGTCAGCGTCTCGGGCGAGAGCACGCCGAGACGGTCGGTCGCAGTGGTGCGGATCACGCCGGCATCGACCAGGGCGGAAACCTCGTCGAGCAGCCGCCGCTGCTCGTCCATGTCGGGCGTCCCGAACAGCGACCGGGTGAACATCAGTTCCCAGTGCACCGACAGCGACTTGCGCTTGAACGGCACGATGTCGAGGCTCTTCGGATCGTCGATCACGGCGAGCCGGCCCTGGGGCTTGAGCGCGCGCAGGATGGCGTCGAGATGGCGCTCGGTCTGCGTCAGGCTCGCGACCATCTCGACCCCGTCGACGCCGATCGCCTTCAGCGCCTCGTCGAGCGGGCCGGAATGGTCGATCGCATGATGGGCGCCGAGGCTCTTCACCCACGCGACCGTCTCGGGACGCGAGGCCGTGGCGATCACCGTCAGGCCGGTCAGGCGGCGGGCGAGTTGGATCAGGATCGAGCCGACCCCGCCGGCTCCGCCGACGATCAGGAGCGTGCCGCCGGCGGCCTTGCGGCCATGCGGCTGGCCGAGCCGGTCGAACAGCAGTTCCCAGGCGGTGATGGCGGTCAGCGGCAGCGCCGCAGCGTCTGCGAAGTCCAGGCTGGCCGGCTTGTGCCCGACCAGCCGCTCGTCGACCGCCTGCAATTCGGCATTGCTGCCGGGCCGGTCGATGGCGCCGGCATACCAGACCGCGTCGCCGACCCGGTAGTGCCGGACCTCCGACCCGACGGCCTCGACGATCCCCGCCGCGTCGAAGCCGAGAATGCGTGCCGCGCCCGA
Encoded here:
- a CDS encoding zinc-binding alcohol dehydrogenase family protein: MQAIGYRNPGPLGADGPLVSLDVPEPDLRPRDLLVRVRAVSVNPVDTKQRANAAPPSGAARILGFDAAGIVEAVGSEVRHYRVGDAVWYAGAIDRPGSNAELQAVDERLVGHKPASLDFADAAALPLTAITAWELLFDRLGQPHGRKAAGGTLLIVGGAGGVGSILIQLARRLTGLTVIATASRPETVAWVKSLGAHHAIDHSGPLDEALKAIGVDGVEMVASLTQTERHLDAILRALKPQGRLAVIDDPKSLDIVPFKRKSLSVHWELMFTRSLFGTPDMDEQRRLLDEVSALVDAGVIRTTATDRLGVLSPETLTEAHRRVESGRTIGKIVLDGL